The Hyalangium gracile genome includes a window with the following:
- a CDS encoding DUF3105 domain-containing protein, translating into MPQPSFVLPLLLVSSLLACSSDSDECDPFTFEQAPEASTTHVLCSSTTCGNGLNPPTAGPHCSATLSCQTYTAEQNPCIWLHNLEHGHAVFLYDCPDGCPDEVARLEQARNEAKVGSNGVRRALITPASGLPHRIAAILWRRAYLADSADPAALRCLLRFQDQDAPEPGLACSP; encoded by the coding sequence ATGCCCCAACCCTCCTTCGTCCTCCCACTCCTCCTGGTCTCCTCACTCCTGGCCTGCTCCAGCGACTCCGACGAGTGCGACCCGTTCACCTTCGAGCAGGCTCCCGAGGCCTCCACCACGCACGTGCTGTGCTCCAGCACCACCTGCGGCAACGGCCTGAATCCGCCCACCGCCGGCCCTCACTGCTCCGCCACCCTCTCCTGCCAGACCTACACCGCCGAGCAGAACCCCTGCATCTGGCTGCACAACCTGGAGCACGGCCACGCCGTCTTCCTCTATGACTGCCCCGACGGCTGCCCCGACGAGGTCGCCAGGCTCGAGCAGGCCCGGAACGAGGCCAAGGTCGGCTCCAATGGTGTCCGCCGGGCGCTGATCACCCCCGCCTCCGGCCTGCCCCACCGCATCGCCGCCATCCTGTGGCGCCGCGCCTATCTGGCCGACAGCGCCGACCCCGCCGCCCTCCGGTGCCTCCTCCGATTCCAGGATCAGGACGCCCCGGAACCCGGGCTTGCCTGTTCTCCCTGA
- a CDS encoding vWA domain-containing protein — translation MSQSTLRRLSRWGSTLLTLSLVPGCVSRSAPEAAVAQTESLAPHADRMKQSEFAAREKSEAPAPSTPAEARPMAVAAPAPMAEPAQPLMAPPPPPPPALFRAEPAKRALGAASGKKHMSREFATGEAHALDDMDGVSAPEGGNTFEAHAPNPFTDAREDALSTFAVDVDTASYSLARRYLTQGSLPPAESVRVEEFVNYFKYRYAPPRKGAFTVHLEGAPSPFGGGRHFLRVGVQGKVVSRSERKPAHLVFLVDTSGSMQPQDRLPLAREAMKIAVKNLNEHDTVAIVTYAGSTRDVLPPTPATDHERIYAAIDSLQSGGGTAMGSGMEMAYRHAVKKASGNTVSRVIVLSDGDANIGRNVTPGAILESIRNYVAEGVTLSAIGFGMGNYRDNMMEKLADQGNGNCFYVDSYQEARKVFETQLTGTLEVIAKDVKVQVEFNPAAVRRYRLVGYENRNVADRDFRNDKVDAGEIGAGHNVTALYEVELTGEQEPLATVRIRAKEPNGTEAAEQLFPFERSQLRSSVQAASSDFRFALAVASTADILRHSPSAEGWSLVTARKLAEGATEGQAERAEFVKLVTQAQALMGASAAR, via the coding sequence ATGTCCCAGTCCACGCTGCGCCGTCTGTCCCGCTGGGGAAGCACCCTCCTGACCCTGAGCCTGGTCCCCGGCTGCGTCTCCCGGAGCGCCCCGGAGGCGGCCGTGGCCCAGACCGAGTCCCTGGCTCCTCACGCCGACCGGATGAAGCAGTCCGAGTTCGCCGCGCGGGAGAAGAGCGAGGCCCCCGCGCCGAGCACCCCGGCCGAGGCCAGGCCCATGGCGGTGGCCGCGCCAGCCCCCATGGCCGAGCCGGCCCAGCCCCTGATGGCCCCTCCGCCCCCGCCTCCGCCCGCGCTCTTCCGGGCCGAGCCGGCGAAGCGGGCGCTGGGTGCGGCCTCCGGGAAGAAGCACATGTCGCGGGAGTTCGCGACGGGAGAGGCCCATGCCCTGGACGACATGGATGGAGTGAGCGCCCCGGAGGGAGGCAACACCTTCGAGGCGCACGCGCCCAACCCCTTCACCGACGCTCGCGAGGACGCGCTCTCCACCTTCGCGGTGGACGTGGACACCGCCTCGTATTCGCTGGCGCGGCGCTACCTGACGCAGGGCAGCCTGCCCCCGGCCGAGTCCGTGCGCGTGGAGGAGTTCGTCAACTACTTCAAGTACCGCTACGCCCCGCCGCGGAAGGGGGCCTTCACCGTGCACCTGGAGGGCGCGCCCTCCCCGTTCGGCGGCGGCCGTCACTTCCTGCGCGTGGGCGTGCAGGGCAAGGTCGTCTCGCGCTCGGAGCGCAAGCCGGCGCACCTGGTCTTCCTGGTGGACACCAGCGGCTCCATGCAGCCGCAGGACCGGCTGCCGCTGGCCAGGGAGGCGATGAAGATCGCCGTGAAGAACCTCAACGAGCACGACACGGTGGCCATCGTCACCTACGCCGGCTCCACGCGGGACGTGCTGCCGCCCACGCCGGCCACGGACCATGAGCGCATCTACGCGGCCATCGACTCGCTGCAGTCCGGCGGCGGCACGGCCATGGGCTCGGGCATGGAGATGGCGTACCGCCACGCGGTGAAGAAGGCCTCCGGCAACACGGTGTCCCGCGTCATCGTCCTCTCGGATGGGGACGCCAACATCGGCCGCAACGTCACGCCGGGCGCCATCCTGGAGAGCATCCGCAACTACGTGGCCGAGGGCGTGACGCTGTCCGCGATCGGCTTCGGCATGGGCAACTACCGCGACAACATGATGGAGAAGCTGGCGGACCAGGGCAACGGCAACTGCTTCTACGTGGACAGCTACCAGGAGGCCAGGAAGGTCTTCGAGACGCAGCTGACCGGCACGCTCGAGGTGATCGCCAAGGACGTGAAGGTGCAGGTGGAGTTCAACCCGGCGGCGGTGCGGCGCTACCGGCTGGTGGGCTACGAGAACCGGAACGTGGCGGACCGGGACTTCCGCAACGACAAGGTGGATGCCGGCGAGATCGGCGCGGGCCACAACGTCACCGCGCTGTACGAGGTGGAGCTGACCGGCGAGCAGGAGCCGCTGGCCACGGTGCGCATCCGCGCCAAGGAGCCCAACGGCACCGAGGCCGCCGAGCAGCTCTTCCCGTTCGAGCGGAGCCAGCTGCGCTCCTCGGTGCAGGCCGCGTCGTCGGACTTCCGCTTCGCGCTGGCGGTGGCGTCCACGGCGGACATCCTGCGCCACAGCCCCTCCGCGGAGGGCTGGAGCCTCGTCACGGCTCGCAAGCTCGCGGAGGGTGCCACCGAGGGCCAGGCCGAGCGCGCCGAGTTCGTGAAGCTCGTCACCCAGGCCCAGGCGCTCATGGGCGCCTCCGCCGCGCGGTGA
- a CDS encoding alpha/beta hydrolase yields MRSTLAVMAAMALLLSSGTALASSDHHPTYVLVHGAFHGGWSWQALSARLRAHNARVYTPTLTGLGDRAHLARPDVGLSTHVQDIVSMIEMEDLRDVILVGHSYSGMVITGVAAAVPGRIKKLVYFDAVIPEPGQSFFQAIAFTPPAEDMTMMPSFPPEAFGLTEPEHIAYVAPRLRSQPMATFEEPLTFSWGALSRIQKVYIHCKRPWFSRDTFLSFRAKALERNWGYEELDASHDAMVTEVEGTARVLRRVAR; encoded by the coding sequence ATGCGTTCCACTCTGGCGGTAATGGCGGCGATGGCGCTCCTGCTATCATCCGGCACGGCCTTGGCAAGCAGCGATCACCATCCCACCTATGTCCTGGTCCACGGGGCCTTCCACGGCGGCTGGTCCTGGCAGGCCCTGTCGGCCCGGCTGCGGGCCCACAACGCCCGGGTCTACACGCCGACGCTGACAGGGCTGGGGGACAGGGCGCACCTGGCGCGGCCGGACGTGGGGCTCTCCACGCACGTGCAGGACATCGTCTCGATGATCGAGATGGAGGATCTGCGAGACGTCATCCTGGTGGGGCACAGCTACTCCGGCATGGTGATCACCGGGGTGGCCGCCGCCGTTCCGGGGCGCATCAAGAAGCTGGTCTACTTCGACGCGGTGATCCCCGAGCCCGGGCAGTCGTTCTTCCAGGCCATCGCCTTCACGCCGCCGGCCGAGGACATGACGATGATGCCGTCCTTCCCGCCGGAGGCGTTCGGGCTCACGGAGCCGGAGCACATCGCCTATGTCGCCCCGCGCCTGCGCTCCCAGCCGATGGCCACCTTCGAGGAGCCGCTCACGTTCAGCTGGGGCGCGCTCTCCCGCATCCAGAAGGTGTACATCCACTGCAAGAGGCCGTGGTTCTCGCGGGACACGTTCCTGTCGTTCCGGGCCAAGGCGCTGGAGCGCAACTGGGGCTACGAGGAGCTCGACGCCAGCCATGACGCCATGGTGACGGAGGTCGAGGGCACCGCCCGGGTGCTGCGCCGCGTGGCGCGCTGA
- a CDS encoding serine/threonine protein kinase, producing the protein MHSPKRQPLPFGDYLLLDRVGVGGMAEIWRAKMFGAEGLGRLVALKRILPHFADDEEFISMFLDEGRIGLQLLHSNLAQAFELGQIGPYPFLSQEYVPGKSLGELFEHFQQASRPMPLPMACYCISRMCSGLDYAHRKTDGHGRELNIVHRGLSLDDVLISFDGEVKVIDFGIAKAAGRVTQTQPGILKGKIGYMSPEQIDGLALDRRSDVFAIGVCLYELLSGQRPFVGDSDLATMELTRKAQATPPSVHNPYIPRALDSIVLKALTREVKGRYAYASELEEELQRFLIHRDADFDQEDLARYMRSTFAEDLQREAQRQREYARIQPPNDFDIH; encoded by the coding sequence ATGCACTCACCCAAGCGACAGCCCCTCCCCTTTGGGGACTACCTCCTGCTGGACCGTGTCGGGGTTGGCGGGATGGCGGAGATCTGGCGGGCGAAGATGTTCGGCGCGGAGGGGCTCGGGAGGCTGGTGGCGCTCAAGCGGATCCTTCCACACTTCGCGGACGACGAGGAGTTCATCTCGATGTTCCTCGACGAGGGGCGGATCGGCCTGCAGCTGCTGCACTCGAACCTGGCGCAGGCCTTCGAGCTGGGACAGATCGGCCCCTACCCCTTCCTCTCGCAGGAGTACGTGCCCGGCAAGTCGCTGGGAGAGCTGTTCGAGCACTTCCAGCAGGCCTCCCGGCCGATGCCGCTGCCCATGGCGTGCTACTGCATCTCGCGGATGTGCTCGGGGCTGGACTACGCCCACCGCAAGACGGACGGGCACGGGCGGGAGCTGAACATCGTCCACCGGGGGCTGTCGCTGGATGACGTGCTCATCTCGTTCGATGGCGAGGTGAAGGTGATCGACTTCGGCATCGCCAAGGCGGCCGGGCGGGTGACGCAGACGCAGCCGGGCATCCTCAAGGGGAAGATCGGCTACATGAGCCCGGAGCAGATCGACGGGCTGGCGCTGGATCGGCGCTCGGACGTGTTCGCCATCGGGGTGTGCCTGTACGAGCTGCTGTCAGGGCAGCGGCCCTTCGTGGGAGACAGCGACCTGGCCACGATGGAGCTGACGCGCAAGGCGCAGGCGACGCCGCCGTCGGTGCACAACCCCTACATTCCCCGAGCGCTGGATTCCATCGTTCTCAAGGCGCTCACCCGGGAGGTGAAGGGGCGCTACGCGTACGCGAGCGAGCTGGAGGAGGAGCTCCAGCGCTTCCTCATCCACCGCGACGCGGACTTCGACCAGGAGGATCTGGCGCGGTACATGCGCTCCACGTTCGCCGAGGATCTCCAGCGCGAGGCCCAGCGGCAGCGGGAGTACGCGCGGATCCAGCCGCCGAACGACTTCGACATCCACTGA
- a CDS encoding PilZ domain-containing protein yields the protein MFDTRSFRHARSLSLMLGNRLPARTADVSAGGFSLEAPFVFMPGAQLHGTVEVAGRELPFRGEVVWAHPASEPEASHRMGVRFTQLPPDARRFLEA from the coding sequence ATGTTCGACACCCGCTCCTTCCGTCACGCCCGTAGCCTCTCCCTGATGCTCGGAAACCGTCTGCCCGCGCGGACCGCGGATGTCTCCGCGGGCGGCTTCAGCCTCGAGGCGCCCTTCGTCTTCATGCCGGGCGCCCAGCTCCACGGTACCGTCGAGGTCGCCGGCCGCGAGCTGCCCTTCCGCGGCGAGGTCGTCTGGGCCCACCCCGCCAGCGAGCCCGAGGCCTCCCACCGCATGGGCGTGCGCTTCACCCAGCTTCCCCCCGACGCTCGCCGCTTCCTCGAGGCGTAG